The Rhinopithecus roxellana isolate Shanxi Qingling chromosome 14, ASM756505v1, whole genome shotgun sequence genome includes a window with the following:
- the LOC104653588 gene encoding retinoid-binding protein 7, producing the protein MPADLSGTWTLLSSDNFEGYMLALGIDFATRKIAKLLKPQKVIEQNEDSFTIHTNSSLRNYFVKFKIGEEFEEDNKGLDNRKCKSLVIWDNDRLTCVQKGEKKNRGWTHWIEGDKLHLEMFCEGQVCKQTFQRA; encoded by the coding sequence ATGCCCGCCGACCTCAGTGGTACCTGGACCCTGCTCAGCAGCGACAACTTCGAGGGCTACATGCTGGCCCTAGGTATTGACTTTGCCACTCGTAAAATAGCCAAGTTGCTGAAGCCACAGAAAGTGATTGAGCAGAATGAGGATTCTTTTACCATCCACACGAACAGCAGCCTAAGGAACtattttgtgaaatttaaaattggAGAAGAATTTGAGGAAGATAACAAAGGCCTGGACAACAGAAAATGCAAGAGCTTGGTTATCTGGGACAATGACAGGCTCACCTGTGtccagaagggagaaaagaagaacaGAGGCTGGACCCATTGGATCGAAGGAGACAAACTCCACCTGGAAATGTTCTGTGAAGGTCAAGTGTGCAAACAGACATTCCAGAGAGCCTGA